The Colletes latitarsis isolate SP2378_abdomen chromosome 1, iyColLati1, whole genome shotgun sequence genome has a segment encoding these proteins:
- the LOC143341567 gene encoding trypsin-7, with translation MYALPLVVILVCSTLHADSTPSSSDYRERIGSESPGSPSSPESRIIGGEKATIEKYPFAVSLQNNGTFFGHEVEHFCGGSIVGEKWIITSAQCALRIRVKSFHVRAGTASYYKNGDVYAVKNVLSHPAFSEYNYDYNVGIVELSENIGYDNTKRPIRLPKFHSTIRDGSRVQVLGWGAPVLLGPVSDELLCSTMQKINNNDCQEASEGDLLTNTMFCALSNTVSACVGDSGSPLVFNGTLFGVASWSRSCQSMYPTAYTAISEVRDWITEITGIA, from the exons ATGTACGCGTTACCGTTGGTGGTGATACTTGTTTGTTCCACGCTCCATGCTGATTCCACACCAAGTTCAA GCGATTATCGGGAAAGAATCGGTTCGGAGTCACCAGGATCCCCGAGCTCgccagaatccaggattattggaGGAGAGAAAGCCACCATAGAGAAATATCCATTTGCG GTCTCGTTGCAGAACAATGGTACGTTTTTCGGCCACGAAGTCGAGCATTTCTGCGGCGGCAGTATCGTCGGGGAAAAGTGGATAATAACGTCAGCGCAGTGCGCTCTCAG GATACGCGTAAAGAGCTTTCACGTGAGGGCTGGCACGGCCAGTTATTACAAGAACGGTGACGTTTACGCCGTTAAAAATGTTCTGAGCCATCCCGCCTTCAGCGAATATAATTACGATTACAACGTCGGCATTGTTGAG CTATCCGAAAACATCGGATACGACAATACTAAGCGACCGATTAGGCTACCAAAGTTCCATTCAACGATCAGGGACGGTTCCCGTGTCCAAGTCCTCGGTTGGGGAGCGCCCGTG TTACTAGGTCCCGTCTCGGATGAACTTTTATGCAGCACGATGCAGAAAATTAATAACAACGACTGCCAGGAAGCTAGCGAGGGCGACTTATTAACGAACACAATGTTTTGCGCCTTATCAAACACTGTTAGCGCCTGCGTCGGGGATTCAGGCTCGCCTCTCGTTTTTAACGGCACGTTGTTCG GCGTAGCATCGTGGAGTCGATCCTGTCAGTCGATGTATCCGACCGCTTATACAGCTATATCCGAAGTGAGAGACTGGATCACCGAAATTACTGGTATAGCTTGA
- the LOC143340182 gene encoding trypsin-1-like isoform X1 has product MLPLVFLLASLAFASCYEPRIIGGSETTIDKYPYQVSIHYNSVFKCGGSIISRNWVLTAAHCVYGENPTLFQIRIQSTYSNKGGTLITGIKNTIYHELYDNESLEYDVALIQLPSPIKESANAKSIALPPPGATVMTGSKALVTGWGLTTARGSMSNTLKVLTAPVVDQDTCKKIYAVQHYLTKEMLCAGTMIGGQDTCRGDSGGPLVYNGVQIGIVSWGFECARPGYPGVYTRVSAVRSWITKHANV; this is encoded by the exons ATGTTACCGTTGGTGTTTCTCCTGGCGTCGCTCGCGTTCGCGAGCTGTTACGAGCCGAGAATAATTGGAGGATCCGAAACGACGATCGACAAGTATCCGTATCAG GTGTCTATTCACTACAACAGCGTGTTCAAATGCGGGGGCTCCATAATTAGCCGAAACTGGGTGCTAACGGCGGCGCATTGTGTCTACGG GGAGAACCCCACCCTTTTCCAAATTCGCATCCAAAGCACTTACAGTAACAAGGGAGGTACGCTGATTACCGGCATCAAGAACACGATTTACCACGAACTTTACGACAACGAGTCTCTCGAATACGATGTCGCCTTGATACAG TTACCGTCACCGATAAAGGAAAGTGCGAACGCGAAGAGCATCGCGCTCCCTCCACCTGGAGCTACCGTGATGACCGGAAGTAAAGCGTTGGTGACAGGATGGGGCCTAACGACGGCAA GAGGCTCGATGTCGAACACGCTGAAAGTCCTAACGGCGCCCGTCGTTGATCAAGACACTTGTAAGAAGATCTACGCGGTTCAGCATTATCTGACCAAAGAGATGCTGTGCGCTGGCACGATGATTGGTGGCCAGGACACCTGTCGG GGAGACTCTGGAGGTCCGCTGGTATACAACGGTGTTCAAATTGGTATCGTGTCCTGGGGCTTCGAATGCGCGAGACCTGGATATCCCGGAGTGTACACGCGAGTGTCTGCCGTACGATCTTGGATAACGAAGCATGCCAACGTGTAA
- the LOC143340182 gene encoding trypsin-1-like isoform X2 → MLPLVFLLASLAFASCYEPRIIGGSETTIDKYPYQVSIHYNSVFKCGGSIISRNWVLTAAHCVYGTYSNKGGTLITGIKNTIYHELYDNESLEYDVALIQLPSPIKESANAKSIALPPPGATVMTGSKALVTGWGLTTARGSMSNTLKVLTAPVVDQDTCKKIYAVQHYLTKEMLCAGTMIGGQDTCRGDSGGPLVYNGVQIGIVSWGFECARPGYPGVYTRVSAVRSWITKHANV, encoded by the exons ATGTTACCGTTGGTGTTTCTCCTGGCGTCGCTCGCGTTCGCGAGCTGTTACGAGCCGAGAATAATTGGAGGATCCGAAACGACGATCGACAAGTATCCGTATCAG GTGTCTATTCACTACAACAGCGTGTTCAAATGCGGGGGCTCCATAATTAGCCGAAACTGGGTGCTAACGGCGGCGCATTGTGTCTACGG CACTTACAGTAACAAGGGAGGTACGCTGATTACCGGCATCAAGAACACGATTTACCACGAACTTTACGACAACGAGTCTCTCGAATACGATGTCGCCTTGATACAG TTACCGTCACCGATAAAGGAAAGTGCGAACGCGAAGAGCATCGCGCTCCCTCCACCTGGAGCTACCGTGATGACCGGAAGTAAAGCGTTGGTGACAGGATGGGGCCTAACGACGGCAA GAGGCTCGATGTCGAACACGCTGAAAGTCCTAACGGCGCCCGTCGTTGATCAAGACACTTGTAAGAAGATCTACGCGGTTCAGCATTATCTGACCAAAGAGATGCTGTGCGCTGGCACGATGATTGGTGGCCAGGACACCTGTCGG GGAGACTCTGGAGGTCCGCTGGTATACAACGGTGTTCAAATTGGTATCGTGTCCTGGGGCTTCGAATGCGCGAGACCTGGATATCCCGGAGTGTACACGCGAGTGTCTGCCGTACGATCTTGGATAACGAAGCATGCCAACGTGTAA